Proteins from a genomic interval of Halomonas alkaliantarctica:
- the rnhA gene encoding ribonuclease HI, with protein MNLSQELSNAESPLSYVRIFTDGACSNNGQQNPKAGWGAVFLTPSGHRLKLADKLQGKHVTNIRAELTAAIEALSALKWPSSVDLTSDSEYVTKGATEWLHGWKRKGWKTANKQPVKNKDLWQQLDALLGIHTVRFHWVRGHNGHPENELADQLAVAGAEGETVKEYDHV; from the coding sequence ATGAACTTATCACAGGAACTTTCCAACGCTGAAAGCCCCTTGAGCTACGTCCGTATCTTCACCGATGGAGCCTGTAGCAATAACGGTCAGCAAAACCCAAAAGCGGGCTGGGGGGCTGTCTTTCTCACTCCGTCAGGCCACCGCCTGAAACTGGCTGACAAACTCCAGGGCAAGCACGTGACCAACATCCGAGCTGAACTGACCGCTGCCATTGAAGCGCTATCGGCATTGAAGTGGCCGTCATCGGTAGACCTGACCAGTGACAGCGAATACGTCACGAAAGGCGCTACTGAATGGCTTCATGGATGGAAACGCAAAGGCTGGAAAACAGCCAACAAGCAGCCCGTTAAGAATAAAGACCTATGGCAACAGCTTGATGCCCTGCTAGGGATTCACACTGTCCGGTTCCATTGGGTTCGTGGTCACAACGGACACCCAGAGAACGAACTGGCCGACCAGTTAGCAGTAGCAGGAGCGGAAGGCGAGACAGTGAAGGAGTACGATCATGTGTGA
- a CDS encoding HepT-like ribonuclease domain-containing protein gives MSEKGLEREWRFYIDDMIGFAEKVLSYTEGLDQVGFLSHDLTYDATLRNLELIGEAATRIPDEVRQQYPHVPWRLIIATRNRLIHAYLGIDEDTVWSIIQDNVPELLGYLETIRSESKADISNENDVSD, from the coding sequence ATGTCTGAGAAAGGCCTGGAGCGTGAATGGCGCTTCTATATTGATGACATGATCGGCTTTGCTGAAAAAGTGCTTTCCTATACAGAAGGGTTGGATCAGGTTGGTTTCCTCAGTCATGATCTCACCTACGATGCTACGTTGCGCAACTTAGAACTTATCGGTGAAGCAGCCACCCGAATCCCAGATGAAGTGCGCCAACAATACCCCCATGTACCTTGGCGCTTGATCATTGCGACACGCAATAGACTCATTCATGCATATTTAGGTATTGATGAGGATACCGTATGGAGCATTATTCAAGATAATGTGCCAGAGCTTCTCGGATATCTGGAAACGATTCGCAGCGAAAGTAAGGCGGATATCAGTAATGAAAATGATGTATCTGACTAA
- a CDS encoding tyrosine-type recombinase/integrase codes for MSHLERRANRWYAVLTIPKEVRPKLGGKIRFVKSTGTTDKRVAQSRAYALVAEWKDQIAKAQGNDEPGGSFFDGVLEYRQQLEELRRSNDLQHYEALAGSITSKAEKLDSQGNHEDAQRLASVALGEQTPITPELVEWRSNIHLKQKTVEQMEKDAKRMANYFEVIEAINTESVRKWAKALMAPKEQDGHGYGVSSVRRCFTTARNVWHHLQETGKAPTDREPFKLPSFVLRQERASSASKAREGTKGWIPFDPIDVVSLHRAAMDGGDHSLADLIDLGMFTGARIEELCSLRTDDSSTDRLRVTDSKTDAGIREIPVHHELKPTIKRLLAESKDGYLLSGLTFNKYGDRSNAIGKRFGRLKARHGFGSTFVFHSIRKTVVTLLEDAGVSENLTADIVGHEKPRVTYGLYSGGHSLKSKREAIELINYPT; via the coding sequence ATGAGCCACCTGGAGAGACGCGCAAACCGTTGGTACGCAGTGCTTACGATCCCCAAGGAAGTACGGCCAAAACTCGGTGGCAAGATTCGTTTCGTTAAGAGTACGGGCACCACTGATAAACGAGTGGCTCAATCAAGAGCCTATGCATTGGTGGCTGAATGGAAAGACCAGATTGCCAAAGCACAAGGGAATGATGAGCCAGGAGGATCATTTTTTGATGGTGTGTTGGAGTATCGCCAGCAGCTAGAAGAACTCCGGCGCAGCAACGACCTTCAGCACTATGAAGCCTTGGCAGGTTCAATAACCAGCAAAGCCGAAAAGCTGGACTCTCAAGGAAATCATGAAGACGCTCAACGCCTCGCTAGTGTTGCTCTCGGAGAGCAGACACCTATTACCCCAGAGCTAGTAGAGTGGCGAAGTAATATCCATTTGAAGCAAAAAACAGTCGAACAGATGGAGAAAGACGCCAAGCGAATGGCAAACTATTTCGAGGTAATTGAAGCCATAAACACCGAGAGTGTCAGGAAGTGGGCCAAGGCTCTCATGGCACCGAAGGAACAAGACGGTCACGGCTATGGCGTATCGTCTGTCAGACGGTGCTTCACGACGGCTCGAAACGTATGGCATCACCTTCAAGAAACAGGCAAAGCCCCAACTGACCGTGAGCCATTCAAACTGCCCTCTTTCGTGCTTCGCCAAGAACGAGCTTCCAGCGCCAGCAAAGCCCGCGAGGGAACGAAAGGATGGATACCTTTTGACCCCATCGATGTGGTTAGTCTTCATCGTGCTGCAATGGATGGAGGGGATCATTCGTTGGCAGACCTGATTGATCTAGGGATGTTCACAGGGGCCAGGATCGAAGAGTTATGCTCACTACGCACGGATGACAGTTCAACTGATAGGTTAAGGGTTACCGACAGCAAAACTGATGCGGGGATCCGTGAGATTCCTGTTCACCACGAGTTGAAGCCCACAATAAAGCGTCTGTTGGCTGAATCTAAAGACGGCTACCTACTATCAGGACTCACCTTTAATAAGTATGGCGATAGGTCGAACGCCATCGGTAAACGCTTTGGGCGGCTCAAAGCCCGCCATGGCTTCGGCTCTACCTTCGTATTTCACTCCATCCGTAAGACCGTTGTTACCCTACTCGAAGATGCCGGAGTGTCGGAAAACCTCACGGCGGATATTGTCGGTCATGAGAAACCAAGGGTGACCTATGGGCTTTACTCTGGGGGGCATTCGTTGAAGAGCAAGCGGGAAGCTATAGAACTGATTAACTACCCAACGTGA
- a CDS encoding nucleotidyltransferase family protein, with protein sequence MNREETLRLLHEHKPILASKFDVKKLALFGSMARGSAIDASDIDILVSFDGPATSARYFGLQFYLEDLLGSPVDLVTDKALRNELRPYIESEALHV encoded by the coding sequence ATGAACAGAGAGGAAACATTGCGCCTCTTACATGAGCACAAGCCCATATTGGCTTCGAAGTTTGATGTCAAGAAGCTTGCTCTTTTTGGCTCTATGGCCCGTGGTAGCGCTATAGACGCAAGCGATATTGATATTCTTGTCAGCTTTGATGGGCCTGCAACCTCCGCACGCTATTTTGGTCTTCAATTTTATTTAGAAGATCTGCTTGGCTCTCCCGTCGATTTAGTGACAGATAAAGCTCTTCGGAATGAATTGAGGCCATACATTGAGAGCGAGGCGCTACATGTCTGA
- a CDS encoding CLCA_X family protein, whose amino-acid sequence MSIEARDFYRSGPDHRQGQASSFALIRRQFDFRSIEIGRWVTNAERDRAAELFHDALCDLMLILQGPEALISLRGSVALQYGSGGRPGVSAHYDPSQRSFALAKNAGPGSIAHEWFHAFDHYIATKCFRDIPNGMFASTAWLADATPISHPLNQLLMECFKAILLQPAGDQPSALFKHSVQMDKKLGQLYYSKPEELCARAFEAFVQDAAITNHFLVKGTKASPEAEMGLYPQGKQRERVNAAFGDYFRRLGEALGREN is encoded by the coding sequence GTGAGCATTGAAGCGCGGGATTTTTATCGCAGCGGGCCAGACCATCGCCAAGGGCAAGCAAGCAGTTTTGCGTTGATTCGGCGCCAGTTTGATTTTCGCTCGATTGAGATTGGCCGCTGGGTAACCAACGCTGAGCGTGACCGGGCCGCAGAGCTTTTCCACGATGCCCTGTGCGATCTTATGTTGATTCTACAGGGGCCAGAGGCGTTGATTTCGCTGCGTGGCTCTGTAGCGCTGCAGTACGGCAGCGGTGGTCGACCGGGCGTTTCTGCCCACTACGACCCTAGCCAACGCAGCTTTGCGCTGGCCAAAAACGCAGGCCCTGGCAGCATCGCCCATGAATGGTTTCACGCTTTCGACCACTACATCGCCACGAAATGTTTTCGTGACATACCCAACGGTATGTTCGCTTCCACCGCGTGGCTAGCCGATGCGACGCCCATCTCCCACCCGCTTAATCAATTATTGATGGAGTGCTTCAAGGCTATTCTGCTGCAGCCAGCAGGCGACCAGCCCAGCGCGCTGTTTAAGCACTCGGTGCAGATGGATAAAAAGCTCGGTCAACTCTACTACAGCAAACCCGAAGAGCTCTGCGCCCGCGCCTTTGAAGCCTTTGTACAAGATGCCGCTATCACCAACCACTTCTTAGTCAAAGGCACCAAAGCCTCCCCCGAAGCAGAGATGGGTCTTTACCCGCAAGGGAAGCAACGGGAGCGGGTTAATGCTGCGTTTGGCGACTATTTTAGAAGATTGGGGGAGGCGTTGGGGCGTGAAAATTAG
- a CDS encoding nitroreductase family protein, producing the protein MDALTLLHERSSMGKLMEPAPSGEQLSAIYQAALRAPDHKELRPWRFIEFSGEGRERLGELFAEAEFQEDPSADDETLNSARKKPLRAPMIIAVIAKVTPDLEKVPKMEQVISAGCAAHGILLAAHALGLGAMWRSGKYAFDPVVRKGLSLDEDDEVVAFIYLGTLGGRHKPVPQHNVDDFVERWD; encoded by the coding sequence ATGGACGCACTCACGCTGCTTCACGAACGTAGCTCAATGGGCAAGCTGATGGAGCCTGCGCCCAGCGGCGAACAACTCAGCGCCATTTATCAGGCTGCGCTACGTGCACCCGACCATAAGGAGCTGCGTCCCTGGCGCTTTATCGAGTTCAGCGGGGAAGGGCGTGAGCGACTTGGCGAGCTATTTGCCGAGGCAGAGTTTCAGGAGGACCCCAGCGCCGACGACGAAACGCTCAACTCAGCGCGCAAAAAACCGCTGCGAGCGCCGATGATTATCGCCGTGATTGCCAAGGTCACACCCGATCTCGAAAAAGTACCTAAAATGGAGCAGGTGATCTCCGCTGGGTGCGCGGCCCACGGCATACTGCTAGCCGCTCACGCGCTAGGCCTAGGCGCTATGTGGCGCAGCGGCAAGTATGCTTTCGACCCCGTGGTTCGCAAAGGGCTGAGCCTGGATGAGGATGACGAAGTCGTCGCGTTTATCTACCTGGGCACCTTAGGGGGCCGCCACAAACCCGTGCCACAGCATAACGTTGATGACTTTGTCGAGCGTTGGGACTAG
- a CDS encoding virion core protein, T7 gp14 family, with amino-acid sequence MCDPMSIAVTAMTVVSTGAQMYGQQQQYEAAAQRAEAQNKMYAQNRQNTYKALGREYGDINTRQSQEQQLATEEKEQRTRESRSQMARSRVAAGEAGISGNTVHLGLRDIGGAAARDRSTIDRNLNWTLGQLQRQKQSRQTAAVNRINSVSKGQPPSRGAALAGMASTAASGVTQAASLQPQNNSFGGSSPRPYGGSGWANKTYTR; translated from the coding sequence ATGTGTGATCCCATGTCTATAGCCGTAACAGCAATGACGGTCGTGAGCACTGGCGCACAGATGTACGGCCAACAGCAGCAGTATGAAGCGGCTGCCCAACGAGCAGAAGCCCAGAACAAGATGTATGCCCAGAATCGGCAGAACACCTATAAGGCTCTAGGCCGTGAGTATGGGGACATCAACACTCGACAGTCTCAAGAGCAACAGTTAGCCACCGAAGAGAAAGAACAAAGGACAAGGGAATCACGCTCTCAAATGGCCCGCTCTAGAGTAGCTGCCGGTGAGGCCGGTATCAGTGGCAATACGGTACATCTTGGTCTTCGAGACATTGGTGGTGCCGCTGCCCGTGATCGTTCGACCATCGACCGGAATCTGAATTGGACTCTTGGTCAGTTGCAGCGTCAGAAACAGTCCCGTCAGACAGCCGCGGTTAACCGTATCAACTCGGTATCGAAAGGCCAGCCGCCTTCCCGTGGTGCTGCCCTTGCTGGTATGGCGTCAACAGCCGCTAGTGGTGTAACCCAGGCGGCATCATTGCAACCACAGAATAATTCGTTTGGTGGCAGCAGTCCGAGACCATACGGCGGCTCTGGCTGGGCCAACAAGACTTACACACGGTAG
- a CDS encoding antA/AntB antirepressor family protein yields MSKTICDGRTLQTDLNKLPKKTLTSVFEFTEEQATRMMKVRQILPFHEDIGRTTPDHSARKLWELIGKPYGRFRRWAEDYIIHEMDNQETSARNSAKDFSGQIVKVYEQTKGRHKTDYLLSRDVASDLAMLARTSEGAEVRAYYRDMEECSFKLERYRPIRKDQLTEIDRQVYHAAVSTTGSKLFAEETKRYMTSMVAEVISGMRAREWREALQEVPGAKGKGIRDILTGQDIHTYRDAYKFAASLFITGTTDRDQIESVVHQLYGGSVDPSKYILPANRVEAA; encoded by the coding sequence ATGAGCAAGACAATATGCGACGGACGTACTCTCCAGACTGATCTAAACAAGCTCCCGAAGAAAACCCTGACGTCAGTCTTCGAATTCACCGAGGAACAAGCCACCAGGATGATGAAGGTTCGCCAGATACTGCCGTTCCATGAAGACATTGGAAGGACAACTCCCGATCATTCAGCGAGGAAACTCTGGGAGCTTATAGGAAAACCATACGGTAGGTTCCGCCGCTGGGCTGAAGACTACATCATCCACGAGATGGATAACCAAGAAACTTCCGCACGAAATAGTGCGAAAGATTTTTCCGGCCAGATCGTTAAGGTTTATGAGCAGACAAAGGGAAGGCACAAGACCGACTACCTGCTCTCCCGAGACGTAGCCTCGGACTTGGCCATGTTGGCGCGTACTTCTGAAGGAGCGGAAGTCCGTGCCTACTATCGCGACATGGAAGAGTGCAGCTTCAAGCTAGAACGCTACAGACCCATTCGCAAAGACCAACTCACCGAGATCGACCGCCAAGTCTACCATGCTGCTGTCTCTACTACCGGCTCCAAGCTGTTTGCTGAAGAGACTAAGAGGTACATGACAAGCATGGTCGCCGAGGTGATAAGTGGGATGAGGGCTAGAGAGTGGCGTGAAGCTCTACAGGAAGTCCCGGGAGCCAAAGGCAAGGGCATTCGCGACATTCTTACCGGACAAGACATTCACACCTATCGGGATGCTTACAAGTTCGCTGCCTCCTTGTTCATCACAGGGACGACTGACAGGGATCAGATCGAGTCTGTTGTGCATCAGTTGTACGGAGGGAGCGTTGACCCATCCAAGTATATTCTTCCCGCAAACCGAGTTGAGGCAGCCTGA
- a CDS encoding ABC transporter ATP-binding protein — MAEPALSIRGLTKVYGNGFQALKGIDLDVQQGDFFALLGPNGAGKSTTLGVVCSLVQKTAGKVSIFGIDVDKDFAKAKYQLGVVPQEFNFNQFEKVLDIVLAQAGYYGMTSREALPRAKQLLTDLGLWEKRNGSARMLSGGMKRRLMIARALMHRPKLLILDEPTAGVDIELRRSMWEYMRRINQDEGTTIILTTHYLEEAESLCRNVAIINNGDIVRNTSVRELLAELDTETFLIDLAEPVAEVPQIEGFELHQLEPTQLSLLVHRGQRLNDVFNALSAQGIQVVSMRNRANRLEEMFVSMVEGSGQGAIDQRVEKKEERV, encoded by the coding sequence ATGGCCGAACCGGCATTGTCTATCCGTGGCCTCACCAAAGTGTATGGCAACGGCTTTCAGGCGCTCAAAGGTATTGATCTAGACGTCCAGCAGGGCGATTTTTTTGCTTTGTTGGGCCCCAATGGCGCCGGTAAATCCACCACCTTGGGTGTGGTGTGCTCGCTGGTGCAAAAGACGGCGGGCAAGGTCTCCATATTTGGCATTGATGTGGATAAAGACTTCGCCAAAGCCAAATACCAGTTGGGCGTGGTGCCACAAGAGTTCAACTTCAATCAGTTTGAGAAAGTGCTCGATATCGTGCTGGCTCAGGCGGGCTATTACGGTATGACCAGTCGCGAGGCCTTGCCCCGCGCTAAACAGCTGCTGACTGATCTGGGCCTATGGGAAAAACGCAACGGCAGCGCGCGCATGCTCTCTGGTGGCATGAAGCGCCGCCTGATGATCGCTCGGGCGCTGATGCATCGCCCCAAACTGCTGATTCTGGATGAACCAACGGCCGGGGTGGATATCGAACTGCGGCGCAGCATGTGGGAATACATGCGGCGGATTAACCAAGACGAAGGCACCACCATCATCCTCACCACTCACTACCTGGAAGAAGCCGAGAGCCTGTGCCGCAATGTGGCGATTATCAATAATGGCGACATTGTGCGTAATACCAGCGTGCGGGAGCTTCTGGCAGAACTTGATACCGAGACCTTCCTGATTGATTTGGCTGAGCCAGTTGCAGAAGTACCCCAGATCGAAGGGTTTGAGCTGCATCAGTTGGAGCCTACCCAGCTTTCGCTGCTGGTCCATCGCGGCCAGCGCTTGAACGATGTCTTCAATGCGTTGAGCGCGCAGGGCATTCAGGTGGTTTCCATGCGTAACCGAGCCAACCGCTTAGAGGAGATGTTTGTGTCGATGGTGGAAGGTAGTGGCCAAGGGGCGATAGATCAGCGCGTTGAGAAGAAGGAGGAGCGCGTATGA
- a CDS encoding YiiD C-terminal domain-containing protein yields MNLPRQPGIPHPRLPLPEGQPEDLAAFQQWLSDAIPMVSALGINEVSRQDDSLTWQLALSPNLNDKGTGFGGALTAQTTLQGWCWLTLWLRERGIARDVVVAEASQRFLAPVTSDYRLVCTPALPEGPAQLANTLAERGKGRIALTQQLYCGETLCLEANGSYAVLPSR; encoded by the coding sequence ATGAATCTGCCCCGTCAGCCAGGCATACCCCATCCCCGTTTGCCGCTGCCAGAAGGCCAGCCGGAAGACCTGGCCGCCTTTCAGCAGTGGCTAAGTGATGCCATCCCCATGGTGAGCGCGCTAGGCATAAACGAAGTGTCACGCCAGGACGATTCGCTAACCTGGCAGTTAGCCTTATCGCCTAACCTTAACGATAAGGGCACGGGGTTTGGCGGTGCGCTCACGGCGCAGACAACGCTGCAAGGCTGGTGCTGGCTAACGCTATGGCTGCGCGAGCGGGGCATTGCGCGGGATGTGGTCGTTGCCGAGGCTAGCCAGCGTTTTCTTGCGCCGGTAACGAGTGATTACCGCTTGGTATGCACGCCAGCTCTACCAGAAGGCCCCGCCCAGCTTGCCAACACGCTCGCAGAGCGCGGTAAAGGGCGTATAGCGCTAACCCAGCAGCTCTATTGTGGTGAGACACTTTGCCTGGAAGCCAACGGCAGTTATGCGGTGTTACCGTCACGCTAA
- a CDS encoding KilA-N domain-containing protein, with product MSNAMITKQWHGKTLTFREDGYFNMTMAAKEFGKEVKEFLRLPSTKEYTAELEKVGYPHVFEVKRGRHGGTWAHPKLAVFFARWLDVRFALACDGRPQSIRFL from the coding sequence ATGAGCAACGCAATGATCACCAAACAGTGGCACGGCAAGACCCTCACATTCCGCGAAGACGGTTACTTCAACATGACGATGGCCGCTAAGGAATTCGGTAAGGAGGTAAAAGAATTTCTCCGGCTCCCCAGCACAAAAGAATACACAGCCGAATTGGAAAAGGTGGGATATCCCCACGTTTTTGAGGTAAAGCGTGGTCGTCATGGTGGCACCTGGGCACACCCAAAGTTGGCCGTGTTCTTTGCCCGCTGGTTAGACGTTCGGTTCGCCTTGGCTTGTGATGGAAGACCTCAAAGCATACGATTCCTATAG
- a CDS encoding recombinase family protein has translation MSFIRAYLRASTDDQNASRAREALNIFTQEKGAKVASWYIENASGTKADRTELARLIDDSQPGDILLVEQVDRLTRLIKADWDRLKGAIQSAGLRVVSLDLPTSHAALTVDANDDFTGRMIDAVNAMLLDMLAAVARKDYEDRRRRQAEGITKAKEHGRYKGRPVDHDKHRRINELREQGFSVRKTADIIGCGISTVQRAEKRASAD, from the coding sequence ATGTCTTTCATCCGTGCTTACCTCAGAGCATCCACAGATGACCAGAACGCGAGCCGCGCCCGTGAAGCGCTGAACATCTTCACACAAGAGAAAGGCGCTAAGGTCGCATCGTGGTATATCGAAAACGCCAGCGGCACCAAAGCCGACCGAACGGAGCTAGCGCGTCTAATAGACGACTCACAGCCTGGAGACATTCTCCTTGTTGAACAGGTTGACCGTCTGACGCGACTAATAAAAGCCGATTGGGATCGTCTCAAGGGAGCAATCCAGAGCGCTGGCCTAAGAGTAGTCTCGCTAGACCTGCCCACCAGCCATGCAGCGCTGACTGTCGATGCCAACGACGACTTCACTGGTCGGATGATTGATGCTGTAAACGCCATGCTGCTAGATATGCTGGCGGCTGTCGCTCGGAAAGACTACGAGGACAGGAGAAGGCGTCAGGCTGAAGGCATCACCAAGGCGAAGGAGCACGGACGCTATAAGGGCCGTCCGGTAGACCACGATAAGCATAGACGAATCAACGAACTTAGAGAGCAAGGCTTCAGCGTTCGTAAAACAGCGGACATCATCGGTTGTGGTATCAGTACCGTTCAACGTGCCGAAAAAAGAGCATCCGCTGACTAG
- the queF gene encoding NADPH-dependent 7-cyano-7-deazaguanine reductase QueF (Catalyzes the NADPH-dependent reduction of 7-cyano-7-deazaguanine (preQ0) to 7-aminomethyl-7-deazaguanine (preQ1) in queuosine biosynthesis): MAHRPDTLEHAPLGRESAYPEHYDAGLLYPIPRAANRAPLGIEEGALPFVGEDEWHAFEVSWLNSRGKPIVAVARFRLPAASPNLIESKSWKLYLNSFNQTRFYTRQDVMETLANDLAVAAGAEVSVELFDVDSPELSAQHLPGECLDDLDIAVSDYTPSNAHLTVGAEIVEETLYSHLLKSNCPVTGQPDWGSVLIRYKGPKIDREGLLRYLIGFRQHQDFHEHCVEHIFTDLMVQAKPTQLLVLARYVRRGGLDISPWRATPGLTPPTPLRLARQ, translated from the coding sequence ATGGCACATCGCCCCGACACCTTGGAACACGCGCCATTAGGGCGCGAATCCGCCTACCCTGAACATTATGACGCGGGGCTTCTCTATCCCATTCCCCGCGCGGCCAACCGAGCGCCGCTGGGGATTGAAGAGGGCGCCTTGCCGTTCGTGGGAGAAGACGAATGGCACGCCTTTGAAGTCTCATGGCTGAACAGCCGCGGTAAGCCTATTGTGGCCGTAGCACGTTTTCGCTTGCCGGCAGCCTCACCCAATCTAATTGAGTCTAAATCCTGGAAACTCTATCTCAATAGCTTCAACCAAACCCGTTTCTATACTCGTCAGGACGTGATGGAAACGCTTGCCAATGACCTCGCGGTTGCGGCAGGCGCTGAGGTGAGCGTTGAGTTGTTTGATGTGGATTCCCCCGAGCTTTCAGCACAGCACTTGCCAGGCGAATGCTTGGACGATTTAGATATCGCAGTAAGCGATTACACACCTAGCAACGCCCATCTCACGGTGGGAGCGGAGATCGTCGAAGAGACGCTTTACTCCCACCTGCTGAAATCTAACTGCCCCGTTACCGGTCAGCCGGATTGGGGCAGTGTGCTGATCCGTTATAAAGGGCCCAAAATCGACCGCGAAGGGCTGCTGCGCTACCTTATTGGGTTTCGTCAGCACCAGGATTTTCACGAGCACTGCGTTGAGCATATCTTTACCGACTTAATGGTCCAGGCAAAGCCCACGCAACTGCTGGTGTTGGCGCGCTACGTGCGCCGCGGCGGATTGGATATCAGCCCCTGGCGCGCAACGCCTGGGCTAACGCCACCTACGCCGCTGCGCCTAGCAAGGCAGTAA
- a CDS encoding MarR family winged helix-turn-helix transcriptional regulator, which translates to MESQPQAVPTSNKIYLQRALAAVEEFRKLHSDLPMTVASLFTYVAANPGVSMDELRKQTNTTQATCSRTIAVLSEWQEYDKPGFGLVWTEEDPKERRKKLVHLTEMGEELAVTLDDILH; encoded by the coding sequence ATGGAAAGTCAGCCGCAAGCCGTGCCTACAAGCAATAAAATCTACTTGCAGCGAGCGCTGGCTGCTGTGGAGGAATTTCGCAAGCTGCATTCTGACCTACCGATGACGGTAGCTTCCCTTTTCACCTATGTCGCTGCAAATCCAGGGGTATCAATGGATGAACTACGAAAGCAGACCAATACCACACAAGCGACATGCTCAAGAACAATCGCTGTACTGTCCGAGTGGCAAGAATACGACAAGCCTGGGTTTGGACTTGTGTGGACAGAGGAAGACCCCAAAGAACGTCGTAAGAAACTCGTCCATCTTACCGAGATGGGTGAGGAACTGGCTGTGACCCTTGATGATATATTGCACTAA
- a CDS encoding ABC transporter permease, whose translation MNAMQTLIALWTLVLKEIKRFTRIWPQTLLPPSITMAMYFIIFGNLIGSRIGDMDGFSYMDFIVPGLIMMSVITNSYSNVASSFFSNKFQRSIEELMVSPMPNWVILSGFILGGMARGLGVGLIVTVVSLFFTRLTMEHPLLTVLVVVLTSALFSIGGFINALLANKFDDISIVPTFILTPLTYLGGVFYSISMLPDFWQGVSMLNPILYMVNVFRYGFLGVSDIPVVWALAAIFAFIIVLFVAALMMLERGKGIRS comes from the coding sequence ATGAATGCCATGCAGACGCTGATCGCCCTATGGACGCTGGTGCTAAAAGAGATCAAGCGCTTTACCCGAATCTGGCCACAAACGCTGCTGCCACCGTCGATCACCATGGCGATGTACTTCATCATCTTCGGCAATCTCATTGGTTCACGGATTGGCGACATGGACGGCTTCAGCTACATGGACTTTATCGTCCCGGGGCTGATCATGATGTCAGTGATTACCAATAGCTACTCCAACGTGGCGTCGAGTTTCTTCTCAAACAAGTTCCAGCGTTCGATCGAAGAGCTGATGGTGTCTCCCATGCCCAATTGGGTGATTTTATCCGGCTTTATTTTAGGCGGCATGGCCCGTGGTTTGGGTGTGGGGCTGATTGTGACGGTCGTTTCGCTATTCTTTACACGCCTAACGATGGAGCATCCGCTGCTCACGGTATTGGTCGTAGTACTGACGTCTGCTCTGTTCTCCATTGGCGGCTTTATTAACGCCTTGCTGGCCAACAAGTTTGACGATATTTCTATCGTGCCGACGTTTATTCTTACGCCGCTGACCTATTTGGGTGGGGTGTTTTACTCAATCTCAATGCTGCCAGACTTCTGGCAGGGCGTTTCCATGCTCAATCCGATTTTGTACATGGTGAACGTCTTCCGCTACGGTTTTCTGGGCGTCTCGGATATCCCGGTAGTTTGGGCGCTTGCCGCAATTTTTGCTTTCATCATCGTGCTGTTTGTGGCGGCGCTGATGATGCTAGAGCGCGGTAAAGGCATTCGTAGCTAA